The proteins below come from a single Serratia ficaria genomic window:
- the ubiG gene encoding bifunctional 2-polyprenyl-6-hydroxyphenol methylase/3-demethylubiquinol 3-O-methyltransferase UbiG — protein MNAESSSRAQNVDQQEIAKFEAVASRWWDLEGEFKPLHRINPLRLNYIMQRADGIFDKQVLDVGCGGGILAESMAREGAQVTGLDMGGEPLQVARLHALESGVNVTYVQETVESHAQANPQRYDVVTCMEMLEHVPDPASVVRACAHLVKPGGHVFFSTINRNTKAWLMAVIGAEYVLKMVPQGTHDHKKFIRPSELIGWVDGTPLREKHMIGLHYNPITDRFKLGRNVDVNYMVHTQHEG, from the coding sequence ATGAATGCAGAATCATCCAGCCGCGCGCAAAACGTTGACCAACAGGAAATCGCCAAGTTCGAGGCCGTCGCCTCCCGCTGGTGGGATCTGGAAGGCGAATTCAAGCCGCTGCACCGCATCAACCCGCTGCGCCTGAACTACATCATGCAGCGCGCCGACGGCATTTTTGACAAGCAGGTGCTCGACGTCGGCTGCGGCGGCGGCATTCTGGCTGAAAGCATGGCGCGCGAAGGCGCGCAGGTGACCGGCCTGGACATGGGCGGCGAGCCGCTGCAGGTCGCCAGGCTGCACGCGCTGGAGAGCGGCGTGAACGTCACCTACGTGCAGGAAACCGTCGAGAGCCACGCCCAGGCGAACCCGCAGCGCTACGACGTGGTCACCTGCATGGAAATGCTGGAGCACGTTCCCGATCCCGCCTCGGTGGTGCGCGCCTGCGCCCATCTGGTGAAGCCGGGCGGCCACGTGTTCTTCTCCACCATCAACCGCAACACCAAAGCCTGGCTGATGGCGGTGATCGGCGCGGAATACGTTCTGAAGATGGTGCCGCAGGGCACCCATGACCACAAGAAGTTCATCCGCCCTTCCGAACTGATCGGCTGGGTCGACGGCACGCCGCTGCGCGAAAAGCACATGATCGGCCTGCATTACAACCCGATCACCGATCGTTTCAAGCTTGGCCGCAACGTTGATGTGAACTATATGGTTCATACGCAACACGAAGGTTAA